The Agromyces marinus genome window below encodes:
- a CDS encoding D-2-hydroxyacid dehydrogenase, whose protein sequence is MTLTYLCTLPLPDSWFEQLADRMPDVEIHRHAPDSTPSAELLAEVDLLHTSEWLPEAAAVPALRCVQLDTSGVDHVRGTSLWDSEIPIATLGGIAPIPMAEYAMMAILELSHRMPLIERHRADRTWPTNAERLATLTPRELRGATVGIVGYGRIGREISRLAEVFGMNVLGVSRSGRPPVDAEKFDTGRRSVAEDRAELFAMDRLDEVLRRSDFLVVVVPLTELTRGMIGAQQLDLLPPGAHVINIARGGIVDESALLERVRDGRIAGVALDVFDDEPLPPTSAWWSEPNALVTPHVAGLAPQYHAQTLDLVVENLTRLAENRPIVNEVDRAAGY, encoded by the coding sequence ATGACCCTGACCTACCTCTGCACGCTGCCACTCCCGGACTCCTGGTTCGAGCAGCTCGCCGACCGAATGCCCGACGTCGAGATCCACAGGCACGCGCCCGACTCCACCCCGTCGGCGGAGCTGCTCGCCGAGGTCGACCTGTTGCACACGAGCGAATGGCTGCCCGAGGCCGCAGCGGTCCCGGCCCTGCGATGCGTGCAGCTCGACACCTCGGGTGTGGACCACGTCCGGGGGACGTCGTTGTGGGACAGCGAGATCCCGATCGCGACCCTCGGCGGCATCGCGCCGATCCCGATGGCCGAGTACGCGATGATGGCGATCCTCGAGCTCTCGCACCGGATGCCGCTCATCGAGCGCCACCGCGCCGACAGGACCTGGCCGACGAACGCCGAGCGGCTCGCGACGCTGACGCCGAGGGAGCTGCGCGGGGCGACCGTGGGGATCGTGGGATACGGCCGGATCGGCCGCGAGATCTCGCGACTCGCCGAGGTGTTCGGCATGAACGTGCTCGGTGTCAGCCGATCCGGTCGGCCGCCGGTCGACGCCGAGAAGTTCGACACCGGGCGTCGCTCCGTCGCCGAGGACCGGGCCGAGCTGTTCGCAATGGACCGGCTCGATGAGGTGCTCCGTCGAAGCGACTTCCTCGTGGTCGTCGTCCCGCTCACGGAACTGACCCGCGGCATGATCGGCGCGCAGCAGCTCGACCTCCTGCCGCCGGGGGCCCACGTGATCAACATCGCGCGCGGAGGCATCGTCGACGAGTCGGCGCTGCTGGAACGGGTTCGCGACGGCCGGATCGCAGGGGTGGCGCTGGACGTGTTCGACGATGAGCCGCTTCCGCCGACCTCGGCCTGGTGGTCGGAGCCGAACGCGCTGGTCACCCCGCACGTCGCCGGACTCGCGCCGCAGTACCATGCACAGACGCTGGATCTCGTCGTCGAGAATCTGACGCGTCTCGCCGAGAACAGGCCGATCGTGAATGAGGTGGACCGTGCCGCAGGCTACTGA
- a CDS encoding class II fructose-bisphosphate aldolase, with translation MLTSTAHLVGGLGASLPAIAAFNVITLEFAQGIVAGAERAGAPVLLSISHNAVRFHGGLGAIAAGCLAVAESAAVPVALHLDHCEDEELVLEAADVGFASAMFDASRLPYSENVAATARVAGLGRERGLWMEAELGEIGGKDGAHAPGVRTDPGEAAAFVASTGVDGLAVAVGTSHAMTTRTARPDEELIARLASTLEVPLVLHGSSGVDDEGLRGAVAAGIRKVNVGTQLSAAYSGALAESIGARPDPRPSLAAARDAIADAVEHLVRVISFPARTERPESEEHHVRNSVRTLDPRG, from the coding sequence ATGCTGACTTCGACTGCCCACCTGGTGGGCGGGCTGGGCGCGAGCCTGCCCGCGATCGCCGCATTCAACGTCATCACGCTGGAGTTCGCACAGGGGATCGTCGCCGGCGCCGAGCGCGCGGGCGCACCGGTCCTCCTGTCGATCAGCCACAATGCCGTGAGGTTCCACGGCGGCCTCGGGGCCATCGCGGCCGGGTGCCTCGCCGTAGCCGAATCCGCCGCGGTGCCGGTGGCGCTGCACCTGGACCATTGCGAGGACGAGGAGCTCGTGCTCGAGGCCGCCGACGTGGGCTTCGCCTCGGCGATGTTCGACGCGTCCCGGCTCCCGTACTCCGAGAACGTGGCGGCGACGGCGCGCGTCGCCGGGCTCGGGCGAGAGCGCGGCCTCTGGATGGAGGCCGAACTCGGAGAGATCGGCGGCAAGGACGGCGCGCACGCTCCCGGCGTCCGAACCGATCCGGGCGAGGCCGCCGCGTTCGTCGCGTCGACCGGCGTCGACGGGCTGGCGGTCGCGGTGGGGACCTCCCATGCGATGACCACTCGCACGGCCCGGCCAGACGAGGAGCTCATCGCGAGGCTCGCGTCGACGCTCGAGGTCCCGCTGGTGCTGCACGGCTCCTCGGGGGTCGACGACGAGGGCCTGCGCGGTGCGGTGGCCGCCGGCATCCGGAAGGTCAACGTCGGGACGCAGCTCTCGGCGGCGTACTCGGGTGCGCTCGCCGAGTCCATCGGGGCACGCCCCGACCCCCGGCCGTCGTTGGCCGCTGCACGCGACGCGATCGCCGACGCGGTCGAGCATCTCGTGCGCGTCATCTCATTCCCCGCACGAACCGAACGTCCTGAAAGTGAGGAACACCATGTCCGCAACAGTGTCCGGACCCTCGACCCACGAGGGTGA
- a CDS encoding DeoR/GlpR family DNA-binding transcription regulator — protein MPQATEPLLGPKRQRELLNYIRASGAGSVNELARHLNVSASTVRRDLNELQDRGLLERVHGGAAQIDDDIEPLRQQREVSFAAEKRRIGQAAAAHIVQDSTVLITGGTTTEAMLPFLGGIQGLTVLTNSITVVNRLAPMTDIDVIVLGGLLRRQEMSLLGHLTVAAVAEFGIDQVYIGAFGVDPENGITGTNLSETQTDRALSTSAAELIVLADHSKLSRRGPVRLVPNSGIARLIVDDGADELTIARFRQAGVTVETC, from the coding sequence GTGCCGCAGGCTACTGAACCGCTGCTGGGGCCGAAGCGGCAACGCGAGCTGCTGAACTACATCCGTGCTTCGGGTGCAGGATCGGTCAACGAACTCGCCCGACACCTCAACGTGAGCGCATCCACCGTGCGCCGCGACCTCAACGAACTCCAGGACCGTGGCCTCCTCGAGCGGGTTCACGGCGGTGCGGCGCAGATCGATGACGACATCGAGCCGCTCCGCCAGCAGCGCGAAGTCTCGTTCGCTGCTGAGAAGCGGCGGATCGGGCAGGCGGCCGCCGCCCACATCGTCCAGGATTCCACCGTCCTGATCACCGGCGGCACGACCACCGAGGCGATGCTGCCGTTCCTCGGCGGGATCCAGGGGTTGACGGTGCTCACCAACAGCATCACGGTGGTCAATCGGCTCGCGCCGATGACGGACATCGACGTCATCGTGCTCGGGGGGCTGCTGCGCAGGCAGGAGATGAGTCTGCTCGGCCATCTCACGGTGGCGGCCGTCGCCGAGTTCGGGATCGACCAGGTGTACATCGGCGCGTTCGGCGTCGACCCCGAGAACGGCATCACCGGGACCAACCTCTCCGAGACCCAGACCGATCGCGCGCTCTCGACCTCCGCGGCCGAGCTCATCGTGCTCGCCGACCACTCGAAGCTCAGCCGGCGCGGACCGGTCCGACTGGTCCCGAACAGCGGTATCGCACGCCTGATCGTCGACGACGGCGCCGACGAACTGACGATCGCACGATTCAGGCAAGCCGGGGTGACCGTCGAGACATGCTGA